DNA from Pseudomonas putida:
CTGCGCCGCCCTGTCCACCCTGGCCAGCGCAGTGATGCCGAGCTGGGAGCTGGTACTGGCCACCCGTGCGTTGGTCGGCCTGTCGTTGAGCGGCCTGGCTGCGGTGGCAATGACCTACCTGAGCGAAGAGATCCACCCGCAACACATTGGCCTGGCAATGGGTCTGTACATCGGCGGCAACGCGATTGGCGGCATGAGTGGGCGGCTAATCACTGGCGTCCTGATCGACTTCGTCAGCTGGCACACGGCGATGCTGACCATCGGTGGCCTGGCCCTGGTAGCCGCACTGGTGTTCTGGAAGGTACTGCCCGAATCGCGCAACTTCCGCCCGCAGATGATGAGCCCGCGCAGCCTTCTGGATGGCTTTGTCATGCATTTCAAGGATGCCGGCCTGCCCTGGCTGTTCCTCGAAGCCTTCCTGCTGATGGGTGCGTTCGTCACCTTGTTCAACTATATCGGCTACCGGCTGCTGGCCGAGCCTTACCACATGAACCAGGCGCTGGTGGGCTTGCTGTCGGTGGTTTATCTGTCGGGCATCTACAGCTCGGCGCAAGTCGGTGCCCTGGCTGACAAGCTGGGCCGGCGCAAGGTGTTCTGGGCCAGTATCGTGGTGATGGCCGGCGGCTTGCTGATGACCCTGGCCAGCCCGCTGGCCATGGTGATCGTGGGTATGCTGGTGTTCACCTTCGGCTTCTTTGGCGCACACTCGGTGGCCAGCAGCTGGATCGGACGCAGAGCGCTGAAGGCCAAGGGACAGGCGTCGTCGCTGTACCTGTTCAGCTACTACGCAGGGTCCAGCGTGGCCGGTACGGCGGGCGGGGTGTTCTGGCACCAGTGGGGCTGGAATGGCATTGGGCTGTTCATTGGCAGCTTGCTGGCGGTGGCGTTGCTGGTGGCGTTGCACCTGAGCAAGTTACCCCCTAAATCGAGCTGACCCAGGGGGCCGCTTTGCGGCCCCAAAATCTCAGATCAGTTGATGATCTCGACAATATCCACATCCACTTCACGGCTCATCAGGTGCTTCTCCACCTCACCGGTCAGCTTGACCTTGGTCTTGTCGTTGAACGGCGTCGGCGGCAGGTCTTCGTCATCGATCTCGACGGTAATGGTGCCGGTGTTGTCCTTGAACTCGTACTTGTCGTCGTTGTTGATCTTCTTGGTCACGAAGCCCTGCAGCACCACTGGGGTGTCATCGGCAGCGTCGTTGGCAGCGGCGACGGTGGTGACCGACTGGGCACCGGGGCCGGTATAGCCAGCAGCAAGTGCGGCAGTGCTGAACAGCGGGGCGAGGATCAGGGCGAGATAACGGGTTTTCATGAGGATAGGGTCCTGTTTCGGTTTCGATGGGACCAGATTAACGACGTTCGCTGAATTAAAACTTAATGCGACAAAAAGCCCGGCACAGGGCCGGGCTTTGCTTTCCAGCAATCAACTCACTGGTGATACTGCGCCGACAGTTCATGCACGGCGTTGATGAACACGCCAGCATGCTCCGGGTCGACTTCCGGGGTAATGCCATGGCCCAGGTTGAATACGTGGCCGGTGCCTTGGCCATAGCTGGCCAGGATGCGCGCCACTTCCTGGCGGATGGCCTCGGGCTTGGCGTACAGCACGGTCGGGTCCATGTTGCCTTGCAGGGCAACCTTGTCACCTACGCGGCGGCGGGCGTCGCCGATCTCGCAGGTCCAGTCCAGGCCCAGTGCATCGGCACCGGCTTCGGCGATGCTTTCCAGCCACAGGCCGCCGTTCTTGGTGAACAGGATCACCGGCACCTTGCGCCCTTCGTGCTCGCGGATCAGGCCGCTGACGATCTTGCGCATGTAGGCCAGGGAGAATTCCTGGTAGGCCGCCGCCGACAGGTTGCCGCCCCAGGTATCGAAAATTTGCACAGCCTGAGCACCGGCCAGAATCTGGCCGTTCAGGTAGCTGGTGACCGACTGGGCCAGCTTGTCCAGCAGCAGGTGCAGGGCTTGCGGGTTGTCGTAGGCCATGGCCTTGGTCTTGCGGAAGTCCTTCGACGAGCCGCCTTCAACCATGTAGGTGGCCAGGGTCCAAGGGCTGCCGGAGAAGCCGATCAACGGCACGCGGCCGTTAAGCTCGCGACGGATGGTGCTGACCGCGTCCATCACGTAGCCCAGATCTTTTTGCGGGTCGGGGATGGGCAGTGCTTCGATGTCGGCCGGGGTGCTGATGACCTTCTTGAAACGCGGGCCTTCGCCGGTTTCGAAATACAGGCCCAGGCCCATGGCATCAGGGATGGTGAGGATGTCCGAGAACAGGATCGCTGCGTCCAGCGGGTAGCGGTCCAGCGGCTGCAGGGTGACCTCGCAGGCAAACTGCGGGTTCATGCACAGGCTCATGAAGTCACCGGCCTTGGCGCGGCTGGCGCGGTACTCCGGCAGGTAGCGGCCGGCCTGGCGCATCATCCACACCGGGGTAACGTCTACGGGTTGCTTGAGCAGAGCACGCAGGAAACGATCGTTCTTCAGGGCAGTCATGTCGGCATCCGGAAAAATAGTGCGGGCATTTTCTCAGACGCACAAAGAAAAGGCACGGCTGTTTGCCGTGCCTTTTCTCTATGGGTATGTCCTGGATCAATAGATTTTGTATACAAAATCTAAAACAGTCAGACCTCGAGGTAGTCCAGAATGCCTTCGGCAGCTGTACGCCCTTCGAAAATAGCCGTCACTACCAAGTCCGAACCACGCACCATGTCGCCACCGGCAAACACTTTCGGGTTGCTGGTCTGGTGCTTGAACTTGCCTTTCTCCGGTGCCACGACACGGCCCTGACTGTCCAGCTGAATGCCATGCTGCTCGAACCACGGCGCCGGGCTCGGGCGAAAGCCGAAGGCGATCACCACGGCATCGGCCGGCAGGATCTCTTCGGAGCCCGGGATCGGCTCGGGGCTGCGGCGGCCACGGGCATCCGGCTCACCCAGGCGGGTCTCGACCACTTTCACGCCTTCGACCTTGTCCTCGCCGACAATGGCGATTGGCTGACGGTTATAGAGGAACTTCACGCCCTCTTCCTTGGCGTTCTTCACCTCTTTGCGCGAACCCGGCATGTTGGCTTCGTCACGGCGATAGGCACAGGTCACTGCCTTGGCACCCTGGCGGATCGAGGTGCGGTTGCAGTCCATCGCGGTGTCACCACCGCCCAGCACCACGACCTTTTTGCCCTGCATATCGACGAAGTCTTCCGGCGACTTCTCGAAGCCCAGGTTGCGGTTGACGTTGGCAATCAGGAAGTCCAGTGCGTCATGCACGCCCGGCAGGTCTTCGCCCGGGAAGCCGCCCTTCATGTAGGTGTAGGTACCCATGCCCATGAACACCGCGTCGTACTCGGCGAGCAGCTGCTCCATGGTCACGTCCTTGCCCACCTCGGTGTTCAGGCGGAACTCGATACCCATGCCGGTGAACACTTCGCGGCGGTTGCTGAGCACGGTCTTTTCCAGCTTGAACTCGGGGATGCCAAAGGTCAGCAAGCCGCCGATTTCCGGGTTCTTGTCGAACACCACCGGGGTTACGCCAGCGCGCACCAGCACGTCAGCACAACCCAGGCCGGCCGGGCCGGCGCCGATGATGGCGACGCGCTTGCCGGTTGGCTTGACCTTGGACATGTCCGGGCGCCAGCCCATGGCGAAAGCGGTGTCGGTGATGTACTTCTCCACAGAACCGATGGTCACTGCGCCGAAGCCATCGTTCAGGGTGCAGGCCCCCTCGCACAGGCGGTCTTGCGGGCACACGCGGCCGCACACTTCAGGCAGGGTGTTGGTCTGGTGCGACAGTTCCGCCGCAGCCAGGATGTTGCCTTCGGAAACCAGCTTCAACCAGTTGGGGATGAAGTTGTGCACCGGGCACTTCCACTCGCAATACGGGTTACCGCAGCCCAGGCAGCGGTGTGCCTGCTCCACGGACTGCTGCGGCTTGAACGGCTCGTAGATTTCCACGAACTCCTTCTTGCGCTGGCGCAGCAGCTTTTTCTTCGGGTCCTTGCGGCCCACTTCGATGAACTGGAAGTCGTTGTTCAGACGTTCAGCCATTTTTCAAAACCTCTTTACCGCAGTTGCCAGCCCTAGGCTGCAAGCTGCAAGACGATCACTTGAGCACGACGGACCCCGCGCACGGGGCCGTCACTTGCAGCTGTTCTTACTGCGGGTTGGCACGGGTGCTGGACAGCAGTTGCTTCAGGTTGGCTGCCTTCGGCTTCACCAGCCAGAAGCGCCGCACGTAGTCGTCCAGGTTCTCCGAGAGCTCACGCCCCCACTCGCTGCCGGTTTCTTCCACGTACTCGGCAAGGACGCGCGCCAAGTGGCTGCGGTAAGCCTCCATCGCTTCACCACTGATGCGCTGAATTTCCACCAGCTCATGGTTGAGTTTGTCGACGAAGGTGTTGTCCATGTCGAGCACGTAGGCGAAGCCGCCAGTCATGCCAGAACCGAAGTTGTAACCGGTCTTGCCCAAGACGCAGACAAAGCCACCGGTCATGTACTCACAGCAGTGATCGCCAGTGCCCTCGACAACAGCGTGGGCGCCGGAGTTACGCACAGCGAAGCGCTCGCCCGCGGTACCGGCGGCAAACAGCTTGCCGCCAGTGGCACCGTACAGGCAGGTGTTGCCGACGATGGCGCTGTGCTGGGTTTCGAACGGGCTGCCGGCTGGCGGCACGATGGTGACCTTGCCACCGGTCATGCCCTTGCCGACGTAGTCGTTGGCATCACCTTGCAGGTGCAGGTTCAGGCCGCCGGCGTTCCATACGCCGAAGCTCTGGCCCGCAGTACCCTTGAAGCGGAAGGTGATCGGGTTGGCGGCCATGCCCTGGTTGCCGTACAGCTTGGCGATTTCGCCAGAGATACGGGCACCGATGGAACGGTCGCAGTTGCAGATGTCGAGGTCGAACTCGCCACCGGCCTGGTCGCGAATCGCTGGCAGGGCCATTTCCACCATTTTCTCGGCCAACTCGCCCTTGTCGAACGGCGGGTTCTTGTCGACTTCGCAGAACTGCGGCTTGTCTGCCGGAATGTGCGAGCTGCCCAGCAGCGGCGACAGGTCCAGGTACTGCTGGCGCTCGGTGTCGCCTGGCAGTACGTCGAGCAGGTCGGTACGGCCGATCAGTTCGCCGAGGCTGCGCACGCCCAGCTTGGCCAGCCACTCACGGGTTTCTTCGGCAACGAAGGTGAAGAAGTTGATCACCATGTCGACGGTGCCGATGTAGTGGTCCTTGCGCAGCTTGTCGTTCTGGGTGGCTACGCCGGTGGCGCAGTTGTTCAGGTGGCAGATACGC
Protein-coding regions in this window:
- a CDS encoding MFS transporter, which translates into the protein MWIEKGTPAFMKTVLALFSGGFATFALLYCVQPMMPLLSKEFAINAAQSSLVLSVSTAMLAFGLLITGPISDRIGRKPVMVFALVCAALSTLASAVMPSWELVLATRALVGLSLSGLAAVAMTYLSEEIHPQHIGLAMGLYIGGNAIGGMSGRLITGVLIDFVSWHTAMLTIGGLALVAALVFWKVLPESRNFRPQMMSPRSLLDGFVMHFKDAGLPWLFLEAFLLMGAFVTLFNYIGYRLLAEPYHMNQALVGLLSVVYLSGIYSSAQVGALADKLGRRKVFWASIVVMAGGLLMTLASPLAMVIVGMLVFTFGFFGAHSVASSWIGRRALKAKGQASSLYLFSYYAGSSVAGTAGGVFWHQWGWNGIGLFIGSLLAVALLVALHLSKLPPKSS
- a CDS encoding YgiW/YdeI family stress tolerance OB fold protein — its product is MKTRYLALILAPLFSTAALAAGYTGPGAQSVTTVAAANDAADDTPVVLQGFVTKKINNDDKYEFKDNTGTITVEIDDEDLPPTPFNDKTKVKLTGEVEKHLMSREVDVDIVEIIN
- the hemE gene encoding uroporphyrinogen decarboxylase, whose translation is MTALKNDRFLRALLKQPVDVTPVWMMRQAGRYLPEYRASRAKAGDFMSLCMNPQFACEVTLQPLDRYPLDAAILFSDILTIPDAMGLGLYFETGEGPRFKKVISTPADIEALPIPDPQKDLGYVMDAVSTIRRELNGRVPLIGFSGSPWTLATYMVEGGSSKDFRKTKAMAYDNPQALHLLLDKLAQSVTSYLNGQILAGAQAVQIFDTWGGNLSAAAYQEFSLAYMRKIVSGLIREHEGRKVPVILFTKNGGLWLESIAEAGADALGLDWTCEIGDARRRVGDKVALQGNMDPTVLYAKPEAIRQEVARILASYGQGTGHVFNLGHGITPEVDPEHAGVFINAVHELSAQYHQ
- a CDS encoding FAD-dependent oxidoreductase — encoded protein: MAERLNNDFQFIEVGRKDPKKKLLRQRKKEFVEIYEPFKPQQSVEQAHRCLGCGNPYCEWKCPVHNFIPNWLKLVSEGNILAAAELSHQTNTLPEVCGRVCPQDRLCEGACTLNDGFGAVTIGSVEKYITDTAFAMGWRPDMSKVKPTGKRVAIIGAGPAGLGCADVLVRAGVTPVVFDKNPEIGGLLTFGIPEFKLEKTVLSNRREVFTGMGIEFRLNTEVGKDVTMEQLLAEYDAVFMGMGTYTYMKGGFPGEDLPGVHDALDFLIANVNRNLGFEKSPEDFVDMQGKKVVVLGGGDTAMDCNRTSIRQGAKAVTCAYRRDEANMPGSRKEVKNAKEEGVKFLYNRQPIAIVGEDKVEGVKVVETRLGEPDARGRRSPEPIPGSEEILPADAVVIAFGFRPSPAPWFEQHGIQLDSQGRVVAPEKGKFKHQTSNPKVFAGGDMVRGSDLVVTAIFEGRTAAEGILDYLEV